From Pungitius pungitius chromosome 9, fPunPun2.1, whole genome shotgun sequence, one genomic window encodes:
- the polr3f gene encoding DNA-directed RNA polymerase III subunit RPC6 gives MSEGKLKKETNVLDVVEVENRIKELCQQLPHGITDQVIQNDMPHLEPQQRAMVINKLLSLGQLDLLRNSSGLLYRMKDTQGASKMKGSDNQEKLVYQVIEDAGNKGIWSRDIRFKSNLPLTEVNKILKNLESKKLIKAVKSVAASKKKVYMLYNLQPDRSVTGGAWYSDQDFESEFVEVLNQQCFKFLQSKAEAATDSKQSPMVQRNSSFATSHEVWKYICELGISKVDLSMDDIETILNTLIYDGKVEMSVIAAKEGTAGSVDGQMKLYRGVNAVIQPTGLVRTPCGLCPVFEDCHDGGEISPSHCIYMTEWLDF, from the exons ATGTCGGAGGGGAAGTTGAAGAAGGAGACGAACGTGTTGgacgtggtggaggtggagaacaG GATCAAAGAGCTGTGTCAGCAGCTCCCTCATGGCATCACAGACCAGGTGATCCAGAACGACATGCCTCACCTGGAGCCTCAGCAGAGAGCCATGGTCATCAACAAGCTGCTGTCATTG GGTCAGCTGGACCTGCTGAGGAACAGTTCAGGTCTCCTGTACCGGATGAAGGACACGCAGGGCGCCAG TAAAATGAAAGGCTCCGACAACCAGGAGAAGTTGGTCTATCAGGTGATCGAGGATGCAGGAAACAAAG GGATCTGGAGCAGAGACATCCGCTTTAAGAGCAACCTCCCCCTGACCGAGGTCAACAAGATCCTGAAGAACCTGGAGAGCAAGAAACTCATCAAAGCCGTCAAATCCGTGGCT GCCTCCAAGAAGAAGGTGTACATGCTGTACAACCTGCAGCCGGACCGCTCGGTGACGGGCGGCGCCTGGTACAGCGACCAGGACTTTGAGTCCGAGTTCGTTGAAGTTCTCAACCAGCAGTGCTTCAAGTTCCTTCAGAGCAAG GCGGAAGCCGCCACTGACAGTAAGCAGAGCCCCATGGTTCAGAGGAACAGTTCTTTCGCCACCTCCCATGAAGTCTGGAAGTACATCTGTGAGCTGGGAATCAGCAAG GTGGACCTGTCCATGGACGACATCGAGACCATCCTGAACACGCTGATCTACGACGGGAAGGTGGAGATGAGCGTCATCGCCGCCAAGGAGGGCACGGCGGGCAGCGTGGACGGACAGATGAAGCTGTACCGCGGGGTCAACGCCGTCATCCAGCCCACGGGCCTGGTCAGGACGCCCTGCGGACTCTGCCCG GTGTTTGAGGACTGTCACGACGGAGGAGAGATCTCTCCGTCTCACTGCATCTACATGACCGAGTGGCTGGATTTCTGA